Below is a genomic region from Henckelia pumila isolate YLH828 chromosome 3, ASM3356847v2, whole genome shotgun sequence.
GAATTTCACCTTGATCTTCGTTGATTTCCTTGGACTTCTTGAATATGTCTTgagagaaaaatcttgaattcttCTACTCCTTTACTTCAGTCTTCAATGTTGTGTGTTTTTCTTCTTGATCATCTGTCTCCTATTTATAGGTGAAGGATGCAGAATGTTTCCATTTCCATTTGATGAGGTGTCGCAATTTGATTGGCTCCTCATGATTCATTTGGtgattatttttcattaatcacaatatttgattttaaatactaaaaatattagtattttctttcatttgattcaagatttgatttgaaatactaaaaatattagtatttcatTCCATTTTTGTAAGATGCAATCTTGATTTaaaatcttgatttgatcacaaaatatattaaaatatcaatttaattaactatttatttttttttgtaggaatttaatttcctataaataaatagtcaattattttttttattgatatttaatatatatacttcttttggcatttttcataaatttaagctagacaaatttaattgtctacacttgttactggggatgttcttgtagctccacttcttcttcctgacctataagatctggccttttgtttggaccaaaatgttcttggttttcaagaacttcttattcttttattgtagggattacttctgaatttcttccttttaaatccctgtgatctgtttccaatgatcgttggaagatcattatctttacaacataaaggtgtacgtttatttataccccttattttcttgtagttcttctgtaatgctgccatatggcaccattctgccaattttcctttcaaaaaggacgcgcgtcttgccaaagtgtcaagatgacctggaacgtattctttaatcagtatttctctccagggacttggcagttttgcgaaaaatagctgaatagctacattttcctcgactcctgaattccatctgtatttagtgaataacataatgcattcatcaactaaacagatatcatgtaactcgaggctatacagagcttgagtatatcttctctttttctctgtatcttgattgttgaaatagtctacccctatgaattgtgctttaaataggatggtcattctttctccaatttcgctgagggattctcctgctaagattgattccttcgtatctggcatagtcatctcccaagaaatcttgacagatcccattagactcatttctagaagtttaatgaattcttctttattgagatctaatgtctctgctgcaattctcatagctgacgtccaatcatctataagatcttttctatttttgaagtccaaaacatcaaggtttaacataaccccgtaaggatgtattggatctaaaatagtttttccgtaaggagtttgatggagtgggattttactccttcttgatctggttcctgctggatgtgaattttctccaacctgaaactcactatgtggttcttctgttttaaccacatatcttgggggattccctatgggttgttcacccttaGGGGAGTTCATTTTTaaatctactactttgagattcgcaaaagaatccgcgagatcttgtagatcctcgagatttaatctctctaaagtagtcatcagatagtgtttttctctgatattgcttttataagattaatcatcctttcatcatcagttaaaggtttttgaaccattttggttttacctttctgatgtaacaacggttcggtaccaaacgagagtggtaaccttcctcctgtatttcattttctagaacctgaagtttgttctagatttgtgattttagtttgaagatcctttagggttacaagaatttcttcttgtttcttaaggatttcttcaatctgccgaggtatttcatacagctgattgctgtaatattgtaccgtcttttgaatttctctaagatctccggagagtttagaggaatctggggtaatttctaaaaattgagagttagaaatcatctttctgtcgtaagtaatctattgtgaacagattaacttgtttataggatttcatataaataaaatcctcttgattcaaaccttcgtttgaagtcatcttttgtaaaaaatcttctcctcaacaaagaaaagtatgagttaacgaataatattaagtctgaatatttaacctaaagctctgataccatttttgcgGATGATTCAAATACCATAATTGAGCACAAACATTGCATAAATGAAgtacataaatgcataaattgggtacaagaattaaacattggatttgaccaagtttggtggtcctagggagttttaagaaagaatttttattgtagggatttaaaaaaaagttaGGTTTGGGCTTAGGGATTTATTCTCAATTGACTCATGAAAAAACACTTTCAATACtacgtgaaaaaaaaaaagaaagatgaAAGAACAAAAAACAggcaaaaatatttttggcaacAAGTCAACAACACCGTGTGGGAGGCTGGAAGCACATAACCAAGCGTTGTTATTGACACAAGGATCATCTCGGAATTAGGATCTTATAATTTGTTTGACTAGTTTATAAGTTGTGaggttttaatttaaaaataagttgattatttgaatgaatgcattttaaataacttatggcgcgtttattttgaaatatgaaATTAAGTAACGATAGATTAAAACGTGACAGGATATAAATTAGTGGTTATGAAAAGTAATAATATGTTtagtttgattgattaaatttgggattgaatttttttttcctttttcataaTGTACGGATTTATAATCTTTTCTAAAATTTAGGATTAAGAATCATTTTTAAATCTCATTATTAACGAGCTTAAAgatttataatgatttttaattttgcaaTTAAACATAAGATTAGTCAGTATTAATAATGTTATTTCTCATTTATCAAGATAAGTAAATGCAGCCTAAAGATGTTGATGTATTTTGTATTacaagatctttttattgtcaaaattaccaaaaaaatatataatattctgAAAGTAATGTAAATAgtgatattaatatatatatatatatatatatatattatatatatattatatatttaaaatcataaatgttaaacatatattaaaaaataaaaattatttttaattttaatttagaaaaaaattataaattgtgTACAAAAACTAGGCAGATGATATGGTgagaaattaattaaacaaatgagaattataaaaaagtaaaatatccaaataaatttttttataaaaacatatgtataattttatttttttaaaaaataacttataagTCTTTTGAGGGAAAAAAAAAGTTATCAAACAAATAGGAAAAGTAGTGCATGCTCAAAATTTCGAGTTGCGTGtggtaaattattttaaaacaaaagaaTTAAAAGCACCAGGGTTAAAATGTAgttaatgaaagaaaatatagtCAAAATTGTCCAGTAAGTTTGCTCATTTTGTGTTTTGATCCTAtaagttaagttataattggttTTTAGTTTTTTCTTCATAGAGTGTTGACGTAGAATCAGAAAATGGTGACGTGACAGCTAAAGTTGCTTAAGTGACATCGAGAAATGATGATGTGTCTGTTGTGCCATCAACAATTAAATGTTATGTTTTTAAAACCGAACTGTACcgaccggttcaaccggttcgaCCCGAACCGGTCACTAATTTGATACGAAACAGTCCCAAAAACCGTTTTAACGATTAAACCGACAGAACTGGTCAAAAATCGAAAAATTAGTTTTTcgtttttttgttgaaaaattagttttttttttaaattttaaaatcttaatttaatattttattatgtatgcataaaatttttttcctcgttaaaaatattatttattaatattagagtttataattttttgaatatatttatatagttatttagtttttaaactaagataaatatatatatttttatatttatataaattttttaggtttttataatttaaaatatattattaattatatcatATTATATAAATCTTACCGTTTAGTTAAAACAGTTCAATCGGttgaatcatttttttttaagttaaatcGATTTGATCATTGATTCGATTGTTTAAATGAAAAAGAACGAAAAACCACaaaccaaaatataattaaaattaacggatcaaaactcaaaattgaatatttataatAGCAAATCACCAAACAAACAAATTTGGAGGATTATCTTTTGATGAAAAGGATGCAGTCCTCTGCTCCTCTCCGGCTAGAAGCGTTGTAAGAAGCAAGCGTAAGCTTAGCTTATAGCTTAACAAGAGACGTAAAAATGGCGAAATGCTCGCACTTATTCGCCGGCGCACATTTACGCCTCTTGCATCTCCACCGCCCGAAGCCCGTGTATTCTTTATGCCCTCGCTCCATTCTCCTAAGCCCATTGAAGCTACCCTTCGCGCGGCTCTTCTCACTCACTGCCACTCCGTACCCACTGCAATACGATATGATTATCTCCCGCCCAGCTAATCCTCCGCCGAATCCCACTCGCCGCTGTCAACCCAATTCACCGAAATCCATACCGAAAGATTCGGAACCTGACCAAGAAATGGGTTTCGACGAATGGGTTGATAAAAAGCTGTCTCACGATAATGGCGATGGTAAAGGAGAGGTTCCAATTGACAAAGCTAAAAGGAAGTATTATAACAAGAGGAGGAAAAGGATGTACGGAGAATCGGATTCTGATGAGGAGAATGGACACCGGGGTAATCAGAGTGATTATATTGAATTGAAGCAAGAGGTGGTGGAGCTACGGACATTGCATAGAAGGGAAGAAGAGTTGTATTTTTATGACGCGTTTGCTTATCCATGGGAGAAAAACAAGCACTACAAGATGGTATATCAATTGGAGAAGAAGTATTTTCCCGATCAGTGTTTCGATAAGGCGTTTCTCCAGCCGGGAGAATCGAATCcaaagaaggagaagaagaagGAGTCGAAATCACAAGTGGAAGCGGCCAACGAGGATGATAGAGGGTTGGTGTTTTTTGAGGACAACGACAAGGAAGCAAAGGATGTGAAGGTTGAGGATGTTACAGAGAAGAAAGTGGAGGACTTCTTCAAGTGTTTGAAGAAACTCCCCAATGAAAATGATAGAGATATAGCTATTCCAGAGCCATTTCTTTCAACAAGAAGTGTTGGTCTTCCGCCTAAATGGGATGGCCCAAATGGGACTGTGGTTTTGGTGAACAAGCCTAAAGGTGATATTTTGTGTCTCAGATATCCTTTAAATGTTGAAGTTCTTATGAAGTTGGGAAATTGTTATCTGGTTTAGCTACATGTTAAAAGCTGATTTTCATGGAAAATCGTAAAGAAGAAAACTTTCAATCTAAATTATCAGTGTAAACAGGGTGGACTTCATTTACTGTTTGTGGAAAGCTTCGACGCCTCGTCCAAGTGAAAAAGGTGATTTTTTAGTCTTTATCAAGTAGTTCATATGTTATTTATTCACCATGCTCTTAACTCGTGAAACATCACAAATAAGTTTACCTGTGGTAGGTGGGGCATGCTGGAACTCTAGATCCTATGGCTACGGGTTTATTGATTGTATGCGTTGGTAAAGCTACCAAGTGTGTAGAAAGGTGAACAACTGCATGAGTATCAAGATGATTTCTTCTCTAGttttttaaataaacatttcataTAATCTTGAGTGCAAACTGTGTTGATAGGAGAAGACTCTTTTTTAGTGACTATGTACAGGTGATTcctcttaaataaacatttcataTAATCTTGAGTGCAAACTGTGTTGATAGGAGAAGACTCTTTTTTAGTGACTATGTACAGGTGATTTCTCTTAAATATCGACATTTAACTTTTACAGATACCAAGGCATGATAAAGGGATATAGTGGAATCTTCCGTTTAGGAGAAGCTACTTCAACTTGGGATGCTGATTCGCCGGTGTGTTAATTATCTGCTGTTTTATGTTTCACAAGttcttatcttttttttttctgtgtCTATTTTCCAATTAGTGCAAGTGAACAAAAATATCAGGACTTCGCATTTTATTCTTTACTCAGCGAagattattaaatattattcctttctttttctttgaagtTTGTTTTTTGTCTTGAAATGTGTAAATATATGAGCAATCAGGTCATCCAACGCGAGCCTTGGGAACACATCAAGGATGATGACATAAAGAAAAGTGCCGCATCCTTTTGTGGAGAGATTTGGCAAGTCCCTCCGATGTTCTCCGCAATTAAAGTAAGATGTATTCCACAACATCTTTTAGGTGATGTGCATTACAATCTATAATATATGACGATTTTATATAAGTTATGTTGATTATATAATAGCTTTGTTGGTTGCATTTTTGTGTGCTATAGCTTGACAACAAGTGATTCTAAAAGTTTTAACATGAGGAATATGCATGTTCTTGGACCACCTATATTAAAAGAACTCAAGGATTATGCTCGAAACCTGAAAACAATGTGTCAATAACATTATGAAATTGTTTTGGAAGCGAGGAATTCTTTACATACCTCCTTTGCATGtatgcagaaaaaaaaaatccttttAATAACATTCTGTATTTTCGTTTCTTTTGTTACAACATTCTGTATTTTCTCATAGAATTGAAACATAATTATTATGTAAGAATGAACTATGCTTGCTCTGAAGCAAACACACATCCTTTAAGATTACTATCATTTTTTTTGGTATCAATAGCCTAAAATCCAAGAATACCATAATTTTGGAAGCTTTAATCTGATATGGTCCCTACGTGGTAGGTTGGCGGAGAAAGGATGTATGAGAAAGCAAGAAAAGGAGAAAGTATCGAACTTTCACCAAGAAGGATTTCAATTTTCCAGTTTGATGTTGAAAGGAGCTTGGAAGATAGGTTACACGATCGATTCCATTCTGTTTTCCCCATATTAAATTATCATTCCGTGCATTATTTTCATGCCTGTCATGTTTTAACATCATCTTACACCCAAAAACTGCTTATTCTCTTTGCTTACAAGCATATGTTATAAGTTCAGGAAAAATGTGGTTTTCCGGGTAACTTGCTCAAAAGGAACATATATTCGATCTCTTTGTGCTGATTTTGGGAAGGCTCTGGGAAGGTAGTATGCACAAAATAGCATTCTTTGACCTTATTAGCTTTCAATATATGAGTAGATCCTCATCTGTAGAAGTTTAGAATCAAATTGGAGCTCAAATTTCTGTTACTTTTTCCTTCTTGCAGCTGTGCACACTTGACTGCCTTGCGCAGAGACTCCATTGGTAAGGTTCTTTACTTGATATCATTCTCTATTTTGCTCTGTTTTTGGCTAATTGATTCTTTGTATCTGTCAGGAGAATATTCGGCGGACAGTGCATGGGAATTTCAAGAGTTGGAAGAAGCCATTACAAAAGGGTATTTATAGTTTCTTGAAATCTTTGGCTAGATAGAATATATTGTGGAAACAAGAGTGTACTATTTTTATCGCCCTTGTCTATAAAtatgcttttttttttaatttactccatttttttttttaatttactccatttttttttttcgagaaAAACTAAATATATTAAACCAATCTACGAGCGCATGGATTGGATGCTCCACTTGTTCACTCAATCTTGTGCTTGTATTGCTAAATCTGtcgttttgaaattttgatatccTCTCATTCTTGACGTGAAGGACATAGCAtctctattattattttttaaaagaaaaaattggCATGATTTGGTCGtattttcacaaaatatttttatcctCCGAAGACAAAAATTAACATACCCAAGAATAATTTTTAAGTCACATGTTTTGTATTTCCAAAATTATTATCTTTTATCATGTTATGTTTTTTCAAAAGAATTTTAAAAGGTATCATACATCAttacttaaaatatttcaatatgTGACGTGACGTAATCAATTGAACCAATTTCTACGACATTTTAATGTTTCCATGgcgaaaaaaagaagaaattattCACAAATAGACtattatggcttgaatttgGGATCTAAATACTGTAGTTGTCGGGAAAAGAATGATaagattttaagaaaaataggTGTAAAAAAACGAGTTGAGAATCAAAAGCCTTCCTTCTGCCGAGTAGTGGAGTTGGGTGGATCAATTCCCATCTCTTCGTAATACCTTTTTTCTGCATCCGACATTCTATCTTGAAATATTGTCCATTCATTTCTACATCTCTCTCGAACCCCTTCCCATGCTGCCTTCCCATTCTCTGCCTTTCCCTGTACAATGAAAATAACTGGGActaacaaaacaaacaaacaagcgAACAAACAACAAATAGCGAGTCTCATCTCTGCAGATGATATGTCTTGTGTACCTGATTTCCTAGTGAAGGGACGCTTTGGTGCTCTATCCATTGGGCATCAACGACTCCTATTTTTTTATGAGCCGGCTGTACTCAGGAAGGATCAAAGATGCATGTttgttattttatgagaaaagatGGCAGTGAATTTCAGTATATGTTACTAAACACATACCTCAACACATTTTCTGAGAGCAAAATCAAGCCCCCATCCATGGACCAAGTCATTCTGTACCAATGCCACCATACATATTTTATATTTCACACTCAAATAAAGCTACTCAATATTTTTAACCTTTTGGTCGTTCTTTGCTTCTTTCCTCTTTCTTGTTTCCCTCCAACGGGGAGAACTTGTCTCGTACTGGAAATAAAGAAAACTGCAGAAACATTTCATACCTGGATCATGTGCCAAACGCAGCGCCATGCTTTACGAGAAAAAACTGGTGCCATGATCTCAACAAATCTGGAATAAAACCCACCCTTATGATTTGAACTTTTTACAGCACTAATCACAATGATAAGCTCATGTACATACGCTGCGCAGGGTGGTAAATGAGGATCTTCACACCAGCCTGGTCTTTCCTCTGTATCTCTGTGGATACAAGTGATTAGACTCCTAGTAGTTTCTGACTACAACTACCCAGAACAGAAAGCAATCGATACATGTTAAGAGATGAGTCTACGCATCCATACTTGTGAACTTCGGTTTCTTCTCTCTTCCTTGTCATCTGCCATGTCATTCCGCTACCAGGGGACAGACCAGGTTGTGAAATATCAAGACCATGCTTCTTCACGAGTCTTATGTATCTGTCAGTTGCACAGGCCATTGATTTTGGCAAATAGTTTTGCTTTAAAATATGATGATACAGAAGGATATCAACTATCCACTCACTCTTCCGGATCAAAGTTCTCCAACCCCAAGTCTTCATCCCAGataaaaatataatcatatGGAGCCACAATGTCAGGGTGTAAAAAGCGCTTGGCATACCACCTTGCAAGATGTAGAGTAAACCATATAATGTCTGTCGTAGACTATGTACACATACATATCGCGGAAACTTCCTTTATATTTACCATTTAGCCTGCCTCTGGACACTCACATGGATAGCTCGTTTTGACCACTCAAATTCACTCCATTCGCTTGTCCGGCCATCATAATGAAACAGCAAAATCGTAAAGTCTTCTGTCAACTGTACAACTTTGTCGATCAAAGAAACCACGCAGATACAAAGAAAATGatacttttctttctttttttttttgagaaaaaaagaaaatgatACTTGAAATTGAGAAAAACACGAAATCTTCAGTTACCTTGTTCACTGCAGCATCAATGTTTTTCTTCTGATCGAGGCCAACAGTAAAGGTCATAAGATACTTCGGTTTTATGATTAAGTCCTGGGATGAGAGATATTTGGATTCAGAACCTTGGAAAACTATAAGAATGGTAAGTTTACAAGAGTAAAAACCTCACAATTGTCCCGTGCCATTTATGCCgagagatatttattttataagaaACATAGAAGAGTTCGCATCATCCCTTCTTTCTTTATTGTTCAAGCAAATAACACGAATATGCGAGAAATTATGGCAAAGCTCACACACCTCACTAGGATTACCATACAATCTGTGCATATAATAGTCAGACTCAAGGACGACGATTCCCGGTGGTAGTCTTTCAGCACCTCGAGGATTGGTTGGGACCCAAATCTGCGTGAAGTATCTATAAAATAAGTTATTGGAGGAAACTGGCAAATGAACTTCATCCTCTGTTTGCACCTCAC
It encodes:
- the LOC140891497 gene encoding uncharacterized protein; this encodes MAKCSHLFAGAHLRLLHLHRPKPVYSLCPRSILLSPLKLPFARLFSLTATPYPLQYDMIISRPANPPPNPTRRCQPNSPKSIPKDSEPDQEMGFDEWVDKKLSHDNGDGKGEVPIDKAKRKYYNKRRKRMYGESDSDEENGHRGNQSDYIELKQEVVELRTLHRREEELYFYDAFAYPWEKNKHYKMVYQLEKKYFPDQCFDKAFLQPGESNPKKEKKKESKSQVEAANEDDRGLVFFEDNDKEAKDVKVEDVTEKKVEDFFKCLKKLPNENDRDIAIPEPFLSTRSVGLPPKWDGPNGTVVLVNKPKGWTSFTVCGKLRRLVQVKKVGHAGTLDPMATGLLIVCVGKATKCVERYQGMIKGYSGIFRLGEATSTWDADSPVIQREPWEHIKDDDIKKSAASFCGEIWQVPPMFSAIKVGGERMYEKARKGESIELSPRRISIFQFDVERSLEDRKNVVFRVTCSKGTYIRSLCADFGKALGSCAHLTALRRDSIGEYSADSAWEFQELEEAITKGYL
- the LOC140890543 gene encoding uncharacterized protein isoform X1, with protein sequence MMINASTPRRRTNISSSFSIRRTNETMRLIVMTFVGIIFGFFLGASFPMFSWTKVHLPSGIDITDIEEKYAGLSTQALLNVWSFLKGHGGISHKSNYAKIWVPTNPRGAERLPPGIVVLESDYYMHRLYGNPSEDLIIKPKYLMTFTVGLDQKKNIDAAVNKLTEDFTILLFHYDGRTSEWSEFEWSKRAIHVSVQRQAKWWYAKRFLHPDIVAPYDYIFIWDEDLGLENFDPEEYIRLVKKHGLDISQPGLSPGSGMTWQMTRKREETEVHKDTEERPGWCEDPHLPPCAAFVEIMAPVFSRKAWRCVWHMIQNDLVHGWGLDFALRKCVEPAHKKIGVVDAQWIEHQSVPSLGNQGKAENGKAAWEGVRERCRNEWTIFQDRMSDAEKRYYEEMGIDPPNSTTRQKEGF
- the LOC140890543 gene encoding uncharacterized protein isoform X2; translated protein: MMINASTPRRRTNISSFSIRRTNETMRLIVMTFVGIIFGFFLGASFPMFSWTKVHLPSGIDITDIEEKYAGLSTQALLNVWSFLKGHGGISHKSNYAKIWVPTNPRGAERLPPGIVVLESDYYMHRLYGNPSEDLIIKPKYLMTFTVGLDQKKNIDAAVNKLTEDFTILLFHYDGRTSEWSEFEWSKRAIHVSVQRQAKWWYAKRFLHPDIVAPYDYIFIWDEDLGLENFDPEEYIRLVKKHGLDISQPGLSPGSGMTWQMTRKREETEVHKDTEERPGWCEDPHLPPCAAFVEIMAPVFSRKAWRCVWHMIQNDLVHGWGLDFALRKCVEPAHKKIGVVDAQWIEHQSVPSLGNQGKAENGKAAWEGVRERCRNEWTIFQDRMSDAEKRYYEEMGIDPPNSTTRQKEGF